One Roseimaritima multifibrata DNA window includes the following coding sequences:
- a CDS encoding PSD1 and planctomycete cytochrome C domain-containing protein → MQSIHRRHSTHRTFSPLACGLSSLLILSFVAPATSRADDFFESQIRPLLISHCIECHGPKKQESGLRLDSREGWMLGGDSGTAIVPGDPENSLLIQAVNDSDGAAQMPPDENKLTPAQIADLVTWVKQGAKDPRVLDAASESASNAMDLETAKQFWSFQALSKPTPPNVKDARWMVNPVDAFVRAELEKQKLTPVGTADKRTLIRRATFDLTGLPPTPAEIDTFLNDSSPEAFAALIERLLQSPAYGERWGRHWLDVARYADTAGDGADYPVPEAGQYRDWVVNALNRDQPFDEFIREQIAGDILAKDGPPDRYAELVTATGFLAIGKRYGYAPNTAYQYLDFADVIDSVGRSILGLSVGCARCHDHKFDPISAADYYALYGIFESTKWAFPGGESHKRPAHFPPLVPAAEAARLDIIKADKLASLNSELKKLTQTRSELDGKSFAGGVDLNWEYQAIGKPPSKPWFSSGPNVILAEAQSPFTHVHPAGTRGVRVASPKPHDGIRYGFEQALHATPGKQIHFTIDFRTNAASTPQGAYRFFLGRGVVQSLAIECSVTATEFAMRSGGDWEIMRTLKPDTWYTLRVTLDHEKKTYSGVVGTLDDLSEFKDKPLNPNWDGIANTFICDGIGHTKGPAPTRDIDNLGLQDSAFGIPGSGPVVIPEQEPVSQQRLAELDAQIKEVTTQRDAVLAAPAYPVAYGVSEGTPTNTRLQQRGEPERLGDQIPRRFLEVLGGDTLPPESTGSGRLELANWLTRPSNPLTARVFVNRVWQWHFGQGLVSTSSDFGTRGERPSHPELLEWLTSEFIASGWSVKSLHRLIMNSQTYTLASEDQADNLSADPGNRWLWRYSRRPLDAESIRDAMLAVSGQLDRTLPPPHPFPAVGKWAYTIHRPFHAVYESNHRSIYLMHQRNRRHPFLAMFDAADPNVSVSQRLPTTTPTQSLFLMNSPFVHQQAQAFANQILASAEEDASRVRVAYEQALGRTATDAEVKQTLTFLSEYQSKLADQKPSTETPSLDAWAAIARVLFSSNGFLYVD, encoded by the coding sequence ATGCAATCGATCCATCGCCGCCATTCGACACACCGAACATTTTCTCCATTGGCGTGCGGGCTTTCTAGCCTGCTGATTCTCAGCTTCGTGGCTCCTGCGACAAGCCGTGCGGACGATTTCTTCGAATCCCAAATCCGCCCGCTGCTAATCAGCCACTGCATCGAATGCCACGGACCAAAGAAACAAGAATCGGGATTGCGACTTGATTCACGCGAGGGCTGGATGCTGGGTGGGGATAGTGGCACGGCGATTGTGCCTGGGGATCCGGAAAACAGTTTGCTAATCCAGGCCGTCAACGACTCCGATGGCGCCGCACAAATGCCGCCCGACGAAAACAAACTGACCCCCGCTCAGATCGCGGACCTTGTCACTTGGGTTAAGCAAGGTGCGAAGGACCCTCGAGTGCTGGACGCGGCAAGCGAATCGGCTTCCAACGCCATGGATCTGGAAACGGCGAAACAGTTCTGGTCGTTTCAAGCTTTATCAAAACCGACGCCACCCAACGTCAAAGACGCTCGCTGGATGGTCAATCCGGTGGATGCTTTTGTTCGAGCGGAATTGGAAAAGCAGAAGTTAACCCCGGTAGGCACCGCTGACAAACGCACGTTGATCCGCCGAGCAACGTTCGACTTAACGGGGTTGCCACCGACGCCGGCGGAGATCGACACATTTCTTAATGATTCATCGCCAGAGGCGTTCGCAGCTCTGATAGAACGTTTGCTGCAATCGCCAGCTTATGGAGAACGCTGGGGACGCCATTGGCTAGACGTTGCACGCTACGCAGACACAGCCGGTGACGGAGCCGATTATCCCGTACCCGAGGCGGGCCAGTATCGCGATTGGGTTGTCAATGCGTTGAATCGTGACCAGCCGTTTGACGAATTTATTCGCGAACAGATCGCAGGCGACATTTTGGCCAAAGACGGCCCCCCGGATCGTTACGCCGAACTGGTGACAGCGACTGGATTCCTTGCCATTGGCAAGCGTTATGGTTACGCTCCAAACACCGCCTATCAATACCTTGATTTCGCCGACGTGATCGATTCGGTGGGCCGGTCGATCCTGGGGCTGTCGGTCGGCTGTGCTCGCTGTCACGACCATAAATTCGATCCAATCTCGGCAGCCGACTACTACGCACTGTATGGTATTTTCGAAAGTACGAAGTGGGCGTTTCCCGGAGGCGAATCACATAAGCGTCCTGCTCATTTCCCCCCCTTGGTGCCCGCTGCGGAGGCCGCACGCCTTGACATAATCAAAGCGGACAAACTGGCCAGTCTGAACAGTGAGCTGAAAAAGCTGACGCAAACTCGGTCGGAGCTGGATGGCAAATCGTTCGCCGGTGGCGTCGACCTCAACTGGGAATACCAAGCGATCGGTAAACCGCCATCCAAGCCATGGTTCAGCAGCGGCCCGAACGTGATTCTTGCCGAAGCGCAGAGCCCGTTTACCCACGTTCATCCGGCGGGAACGCGTGGCGTCCGAGTCGCATCCCCCAAGCCGCACGACGGCATTCGTTACGGTTTTGAACAAGCCTTGCATGCGACTCCGGGGAAGCAAATTCACTTTACGATCGACTTCCGCACCAATGCCGCTTCGACACCGCAGGGAGCCTACCGCTTCTTCCTTGGTCGCGGAGTGGTCCAGTCGTTGGCAATCGAGTGCAGCGTGACCGCTACCGAGTTCGCGATGCGCAGCGGCGGCGACTGGGAAATCATGCGCACTCTTAAACCAGATACTTGGTACACGCTGCGGGTCACACTGGACCATGAAAAGAAAACCTACTCGGGCGTTGTCGGCACGCTGGACGACCTGAGCGAATTCAAGGACAAACCACTCAACCCTAACTGGGATGGGATTGCCAACACGTTTATCTGTGACGGAATTGGGCATACTAAAGGGCCGGCACCGACGCGTGACATTGACAATCTCGGACTCCAGGACTCCGCATTTGGGATTCCGGGCAGCGGACCTGTCGTCATCCCTGAACAGGAGCCCGTATCGCAACAACGTTTGGCCGAACTGGATGCCCAAATAAAGGAAGTGACGACACAACGCGACGCAGTCCTCGCAGCGCCAGCCTATCCTGTCGCCTACGGAGTCAGCGAAGGGACGCCGACGAACACTCGACTGCAACAACGCGGTGAACCCGAACGATTAGGCGACCAAATCCCACGCCGTTTCTTGGAAGTTCTCGGCGGCGACACGTTGCCCCCCGAATCGACCGGCAGCGGACGACTGGAATTGGCCAATTGGTTGACCCGTCCCTCGAACCCGTTGACCGCTCGCGTCTTCGTAAACCGTGTTTGGCAATGGCATTTCGGCCAAGGACTGGTTTCGACGTCAAGCGATTTTGGGACCCGCGGCGAGCGACCGAGCCACCCTGAATTACTCGAATGGTTGACTTCGGAATTCATCGCGTCAGGTTGGTCGGTTAAGTCGCTTCACCGGTTGATCATGAACTCACAAACCTACACCCTGGCAAGCGAAGATCAGGCCGACAACCTAAGTGCGGACCCAGGCAACCGCTGGCTATGGCGTTACTCGCGACGGCCGCTTGATGCGGAATCGATTCGCGATGCGATGCTTGCCGTCAGTGGGCAACTCGATCGCACGCTTCCACCACCCCATCCATTTCCAGCGGTAGGGAAGTGGGCCTACACCATCCACCGTCCGTTCCACGCCGTCTACGAATCCAATCACCGCAGCATCTACTTGATGCACCAGCGGAACCGTCGACATCCATTTTTAGCAATGTTTGACGCGGCCGATCCAAACGTAAGCGTTTCCCAACGGCTACCGACGACGACTCCGACTCAGTCGCTATTTCTGATGAATTCTCCGTTCGTCCATCAACAGGCCCAGGCGTTTGCGAATCAGATATTGGCATCGGCGGAGGAGGATGCGTCGCGGGTTCGCGTGGCATACGAGCAAGCTCTAGGGCGTACCGCTACGGACGCAGAAGTGAAGCAGACGCTGACGTTCCTTTCCGAATACCAGAGCAAGCTTGCTGACCAGAAACCCTCGACGGAGACTCCGTCGCTGGACGCCTGGGCCGCGATAGCGCGAGTGTTGTTTTCGAGCAATGGCTTTTTGTACGTCGACTAA
- a CDS encoding alpha/beta hydrolase family protein, with the protein MYEQNQCRPSILLVLASSAWMLLAPAIVFAEDKPSGFTAMVDQTFTADFDGSEQKYVQLTPRWFAADKPVSVLIALHGHGSDRWQFAKQVRDECQATRDAAAENGMLMISPDYRAKTSWMGPAAEADLLQIIRILKQQFQVQRVIISGGSMGGSSALTFAAMHPDQVDGVVALNGTANHVEYERFQDAISKSFGGSKSEVPAEYHRRSAEFFPESFTMPVAATTGGQDTSVPPESVQRLIESLRKQSRKVLGIHRPATGHSTNYDDTKRAFEFVIAASHADALASQETEK; encoded by the coding sequence ATGTATGAACAAAATCAATGCCGCCCATCGATCCTCCTTGTACTCGCCAGTAGCGCGTGGATGCTGTTGGCACCCGCCATCGTATTTGCGGAAGACAAGCCATCCGGTTTTACGGCGATGGTCGATCAAACGTTCACGGCCGACTTCGATGGCAGTGAGCAAAAGTACGTCCAGCTAACGCCACGTTGGTTTGCCGCCGACAAGCCGGTTTCAGTGTTGATCGCGCTGCATGGACACGGTTCGGATCGCTGGCAATTTGCGAAACAGGTGCGAGACGAGTGTCAAGCGACACGCGATGCTGCGGCCGAAAACGGAATGCTAATGATTTCACCGGATTACCGTGCCAAGACATCGTGGATGGGACCGGCCGCCGAAGCCGATTTACTGCAGATCATTCGTATCCTGAAGCAACAGTTCCAAGTGCAACGCGTGATTATCAGTGGAGGATCGATGGGAGGCAGCTCTGCGTTGACCTTCGCGGCGATGCATCCCGATCAAGTGGACGGGGTGGTCGCCCTGAACGGTACCGCGAACCATGTCGAGTACGAACGATTCCAGGACGCGATCAGCAAATCGTTTGGCGGCTCGAAAAGCGAAGTCCCTGCGGAGTATCACCGCCGCAGCGCAGAGTTCTTTCCTGAAAGCTTCACGATGCCAGTCGCCGCCACCACGGGCGGTCAAGACACAAGTGTCCCGCCAGAAAGTGTTCAGCGTCTGATCGAAAGTCTCCGCAAGCAATCACGGAAAGTGCTCGGCATCCATCGCCCCGCAACAGGGCATAGCACCAACTACGACGACACAAAGCGAGCCTTTGAGTTTGTGATTGCCGCCAGCCACGCGGATGCACTGGCATCGCAGGAGACTGAAAAATAG
- a CDS encoding mandelate racemase/muconate lactonizing enzyme family protein, which produces MKIREIRCAGLRGATPEGGWSNELRPDDCVHTLIAVHTDEGAVGLGSVFTNDALVQAALKLLEPLYRGESALEPERVSEKLHQHMFWLGRGGSVTHAISGIDIALWDLLGQASGQPVGRLLGGRYRDRVQPYASLLMDEPSKLSDHLLAVKAEGFRAFKIGWGPFGRVSAATDRAIVQAAREAIGDDCRLMVDAGGSDAFWPNGYKWARNTATMLADYDVHWFEEPLPPDAMEDYAKLREHSPVAIAGGEVLTRRQAFTPWMIARALDIVQPDVTKVGGISEERRIAWMAQEHGIRFIPHGWNTAVGLAADLHLASAFPGTDLVEYLTGSPFIDELSANAFQLDSDGMLAISDRPGLGLELDRDAVKKYTGGANLL; this is translated from the coding sequence ATGAAAATTCGAGAAATACGCTGCGCGGGTCTGCGAGGGGCAACGCCCGAGGGCGGGTGGAGCAATGAACTGCGACCCGACGATTGTGTGCATACGCTGATCGCAGTCCACACCGATGAAGGTGCCGTGGGGCTGGGCAGCGTGTTCACCAACGATGCTCTGGTGCAAGCCGCGTTGAAGCTGCTGGAGCCCTTATATCGAGGCGAAAGTGCACTCGAACCGGAACGTGTCAGCGAGAAATTACATCAACACATGTTCTGGCTTGGCCGTGGTGGATCCGTCACCCATGCGATCAGCGGGATCGATATCGCCCTTTGGGATTTACTCGGTCAAGCGAGCGGACAACCGGTTGGCCGCTTGTTGGGCGGACGGTATCGCGATCGCGTGCAACCCTATGCTTCCTTGTTGATGGACGAACCGAGCAAACTGAGCGACCACTTATTGGCAGTGAAGGCCGAGGGCTTTCGCGCTTTCAAAATCGGCTGGGGGCCCTTCGGACGCGTCAGTGCAGCAACCGATCGCGCGATCGTTCAAGCCGCGCGAGAAGCGATCGGCGACGATTGCCGTTTGATGGTGGATGCCGGAGGGAGCGACGCGTTCTGGCCAAACGGCTACAAGTGGGCACGAAATACCGCCACCATGTTGGCCGATTATGATGTCCACTGGTTCGAAGAACCGCTGCCACCGGACGCCATGGAAGACTATGCCAAGCTCCGCGAGCATTCGCCGGTTGCGATCGCCGGCGGAGAGGTGCTGACGCGCCGCCAAGCTTTCACGCCTTGGATGATCGCTCGAGCACTGGACATCGTCCAGCCGGACGTTACCAAGGTCGGCGGCATTAGCGAAGAACGCCGAATCGCCTGGATGGCTCAAGAACATGGCATTCGGTTCATCCCACATGGGTGGAATACCGCCGTCGGACTGGCTGCCGATTTGCACCTTGCCTCGGCTTTCCCTGGTACGGATCTGGTGGAGTACTTAACCGGATCGCCTTTCATCGACGAACTGAGCGCGAACGCGTTCCAACTTGATTCCGACGGGATGCTCGCCATTTCGGATCGTCCTGGTCTTGGCTTGGAACTCGATCGTGACGCGGTGAAAAAATACACCGGTGGTGCGAACCTGCTGTAA
- a CDS encoding DUF1501 domain-containing protein, with product MNLPLHTNRREFLHRASGGFGALALAGMWSEIQAAATDPLATKPGHFPAKADRVIFIFSTGGVSHVDTFDHKPQLIADHGKSVTASRWLNKSGEFERFLIKPRWGFKQYGESGTWVSDLFPHMGSVIDDVCVLNAMHCESDGHDKATLAAHTGSAQFARPSAGAWVSYGLGTENQNLPSFMVLAPSAPYAGAQTWGSDFLPACHQGTHVMPGKQPLPNIQAKVPADLQQMELAMLNQLNRAHLEQRDADQALDARIRSFETAFGMQREAPEAFDLSGESESTLNMYGLQRGANSGFGWQCLVARRLAERGVRFLELIDVGSNSNWDSHGNMGDHQRLAKAIDQPIAGLLADLKQRGMLERTLVVWTTEFGRTPFHKQANHAGREHHNHCFSSWMAGGGVKAGLVHGKSDEHGIMTAEGAVHTHDLHATMLHLLGIDHERLTYRYAGRDFRLTDVHGKVPQEILA from the coding sequence ATGAACCTACCTTTGCACACGAACCGCCGCGAATTTTTGCACCGCGCCTCGGGAGGATTTGGTGCTTTGGCTTTAGCGGGAATGTGGAGCGAAATCCAAGCTGCAGCGACCGATCCACTGGCTACCAAACCAGGACATTTCCCCGCGAAGGCGGATCGCGTGATCTTCATTTTCTCTACCGGTGGCGTTTCACATGTCGACACGTTCGATCACAAACCTCAGCTGATCGCCGACCATGGCAAGTCGGTCACCGCCTCACGCTGGCTAAACAAATCGGGCGAATTCGAAAGGTTCTTGATCAAACCCCGTTGGGGATTCAAACAGTACGGCGAGAGCGGCACATGGGTCAGCGACCTATTCCCGCACATGGGTTCGGTGATCGATGATGTCTGTGTGCTTAACGCGATGCATTGCGAAAGTGATGGTCATGACAAGGCAACGCTGGCGGCTCACACCGGATCGGCGCAGTTCGCTCGACCAAGCGCCGGTGCCTGGGTTAGCTATGGATTAGGGACGGAAAACCAGAACTTACCCTCCTTCATGGTGCTCGCCCCATCCGCTCCGTACGCAGGTGCGCAGACATGGGGCAGCGATTTCCTGCCCGCCTGCCATCAGGGAACTCACGTCATGCCCGGCAAGCAACCGCTACCGAACATTCAAGCGAAAGTCCCTGCGGACCTGCAGCAAATGGAGCTTGCGATGCTGAACCAATTGAATCGTGCTCATCTGGAACAACGCGATGCCGACCAAGCGCTCGATGCCCGCATCCGCTCGTTCGAAACAGCGTTTGGGATGCAACGTGAAGCTCCGGAAGCGTTTGACCTTTCGGGCGAATCGGAATCGACTTTAAACATGTATGGCCTGCAGCGTGGTGCCAACAGCGGGTTTGGTTGGCAATGCCTTGTTGCCCGGCGGTTGGCCGAACGCGGAGTCCGTTTTCTGGAACTAATCGATGTCGGTTCGAACTCCAATTGGGATTCTCATGGAAACATGGGCGACCATCAGCGGTTGGCCAAAGCCATCGACCAACCGATTGCTGGCTTACTAGCCGACCTGAAGCAGCGGGGCATGCTGGAACGCACGTTAGTGGTCTGGACAACGGAGTTTGGCCGCACGCCGTTCCACAAACAAGCGAACCACGCCGGCCGCGAACACCACAATCACTGCTTCTCGTCCTGGATGGCTGGCGGCGGAGTGAAAGCGGGGCTGGTACATGGCAAGTCGGATGAACACGGCATCATGACGGCAGAAGGGGCGGTCCACACGCATGATCTGCACGCAACGATGCTGCATCTATTGGGCATCGACCACGAACGTCTAACCTACCGTTACGCAGGCCGCGACTTCCGCCTAACGGACGTTCACGGCAAAGTGCCCCAAGAAATCCTAGCGTGA